Proteins from a genomic interval of Medicago truncatula cultivar Jemalong A17 chromosome 3, MtrunA17r5.0-ANR, whole genome shotgun sequence:
- the LOC11405404 gene encoding actin-related protein 8 — translation MSIVLRKLLEIILKRNPTSSDEQQQQQVLPLPYGDMGELDQLPSDILIQILRLLGPKEVAKLSVICKSLKFSVSDNRLWLHFLQTHQSDPSWDSVFFAETNLISGYPLPSFGQRPQLSFKHIYGQRAQVPGAIIIDGGSGYCKFGWSKYACPSGRSATFLEFGNIESPMYTRLRHFFATIYNRMQVKPKNQPVIVSIPICHYDDTESARASRQQLKEAIYASLFDLNVPAVCAVNQATLALYAAKRTSGIAVNIGFQVTSIVPIFNGKVMRKVGVKVVGLGALKVTGFLKEKMQQNNLNFQSLYTVRALKENLCYVALDYEAELLKENTQASFQATGDGLFTLSKERFQTAEILFKPHLAGVQAMGLHHAIARCMENCHSAGLPGDNDWYKTVVLSGGTACLPGLAERLEKELHGLLPPYMSNGIRVIPPPYGVDTPWFGAKMIGNLSTFPGSWCVEKKKFRQKPRLGLIW, via the exons ATGTCAATAGTACTAAGAAAATTGTTGGAAATAATCTTAAAACGCAATCCAACATCTTCAgatgaacaacaacaacaacaagtgtTGCCGTTGCCGTATGGTGATATGGGTGAATTAGATCAACTACCAAGTGATATCTTGATACAAATTTTGAGACTTTTGGGTCCCAAAGAAGTTGCAAAACTGAGTGTGATATGCAAGTCTTTGAAATTTTCTGTATCTGATAATCGTTTATGGCTTCACTTCCTTCAGACTCATCAATCTGATCCATCTTGGGATTCTGTGTTTTTTGCTGAAACTAATTTGATCTCTGGTTACCCTCTTCC ATCCTTTGGCCAGAGGCCCCAGCTGTCATTCAAACATATTTATGGTCAGAGAGCTCAGGTTCCTGGTGCTATTATCATTGATG GCGGTTCCGGCTATTGCAAATTTGGTTGGAGCAAATATGCTTGTCCGTCGGGGCGATCTGCAACATTTTTG GAATTTGGCAACATTGAGTCACCAATGTATACTAGGCTTCGACATTTTTTCGCAACTATTTATAACAG GATGCAggtgaaaccaaaaaatcaacCAGTTATTGTTTCTATACCAATATGCCATTATGATG ATACTGAATCAGCCAGAGCATCGAGACAGCAACTTAAAGAAGCAATTTATGCTTCCCTGTTCGACTTGAATGTTCCTGCTGTTTGTGCTGTCAACCAG GCAACTCTAGCTCTGTATGCTGCAAAACGTACTTCTGGAATAGCTGTTAATATAGGTTTTCAAGTGACATCAATAGTTCCAA TTTTTAATGGTAAAGTAATGCGTAAGGTCGGTGTGAAAGTTGTGGGACTGGGAGCACTGAAAGTTACAGGATTTCTTAAGGAGAAGATGCAACAGAACAACCTAAATTTTCAATCATTGTACACTGTTCGCGCTTTGAAAGAG AATCTATGCTATGTTGCTCTTGATTATGAAGCTGAGCTATTGAAAGAAAACACACAAGCATCATTTCAAGCTACAGGAGATGGATTGTTTACACTTTCAAAAGAGCGGTTTCAGACAGCTGAGATTTTATTCAAGCCACATCTTGCTGGAGT GCAAGCCATGGGTTTACACCATGCCATAGCTCGTTGTATGGAGAATTGCCATTCTGCAGGATTACCAGGCGACAACGATTGGTACAAAACTGTAGTTTTATCAGGTGGAACTGCATGTTTGCCAGGTTTGGCAG AAAGATTAGAGAAGGAACTCCATGGCTTACTTCCTCCATACATGTCCAATGGAATTAGAGTCATACCTCCTCCATACGGTGTCGATACTCCATGGTTTGGAGCAAAGATGATTGGCAAT TTGAGCACATTTCCTGGATCTTGGTGTGTGGAAAAAAAGAAGTTCCGCCAGAAGCCTAGGCTCGGCCTCATATGGTGA
- the LOC11416313 gene encoding GPI-anchored protein LLG1, which yields MACSVNQQSFLLCSSLLLIMAVSVSSFHPTFLPNTIFDAETLTGRHLLQAKKGCSVNFEFLNYTIITSKCKGPKYPPKECCGSFKEFACPYADVINDLTNDCASTMFSYINLYGRYPPGLFASECREGKEGLACDALPPSVSADDTANQIVHTPSLVLVLTACIFLILLF from the exons ATGGCTTGTTCTGTGAATCAACAAAGCTTCTTGCTTTGTTCTTCACTTCTTCTCATCATGGCTGTTTCTGTTTCATCTTTTCATCCAACTTTTCTTCCTA ATACTATTTTTGATGCTGAAACACTTACTGGTCGCCATCTTCTTCAAGCTAAAAAAg GCTGTTCTGTGAATTTTGAGTTTCTAAACTACACAATAATCACAAGCAAATGTAAAGGACCTAAGTACCCTCCCAAGGAATGTTGTGGATCATTTAAAGAGTTTGCTTGCCCTTATGCTGACGTGATAAATGATTTAACAAACGATTGTGCCTCAACCATGTTTAGCTACATTAATCTTTATGGAAGATACCCTCCTGGCCTCTTTGCGAGCGAGTGTCGTGAAGGGAAGGAAGGCCTAGCATGTGATGCATTGCCACCATCAGTGTCCGCCGATGATACTGCAAATCAAATCGTACATACTCCATCTCTAGTGCTGGTTCTCACAGCCTGCATCTTCCTAATCTTGTTATTCTAA